The Raphanus sativus cultivar WK10039 chromosome 2, ASM80110v3, whole genome shotgun sequence DNA segment TGTTAATTGATCAAATACAATGAAAATACAAAgttgtatatttttgaaacaattttttccTCTAAAACATAAAGTTTTATGAGTACAAAAACACGTGGATCCAGTAACACtatcaaattttgtaaattcaGTGGACGATCAAACCATTTGATTTgactttaagaaaattataaaatgtaccAACATTCATTCGACTTCATCCGTAACATATCAACGATCTTTCACTATTATTAAGCTTCAAACTTTCAAAAGATTTCACTCCATGAACCAGCTATTGTAACCCAGTAAAGGGTAACCCGATTAACATCATTCTTTCTTCATATTTTCCAGACACAAACTGTACCATCCACTGAAGAAGTCAACATGCAATCTTCCTTGGGGTGATAACTCACGCTTGTAACCTTACAAACAATCGaatagaaaaaatatcaaaacaaatactTACTCAGAGAATTTAAAAACAAAGGGATAAAGGAAAGAGAGTGTGTGGTCTTTACCACTAAATAATGAGCTCGAAATTTCGATACCACTTTTGCATCTACCAAATCCCAGAAGTAAACCATTCCAATAGTCCATCCTCCGATCCTCCAATTACATGTGCATCCGAGATAGTGAGGCAACAATCGGTTTTTAATGACTGTTACAGACGAAAAAATCCAGTTACCATTAGTCATGATACTCTTAATGTTTGTATTATATATGTCTTTCTCTATTGAGTAGATAACAAAACTTATAGCAGGGAAGTTACTAACCAGAAGCTCGTAGGCAGTGTTGTGGATCAATCACGGAAATGAGTCACTGCTGCGGCTACAACATCTCTGAGCCACACTTCGATGCTACTGCTTGATAAAGCAAAACGAAAAACGCGGACATGTTCTGGTGCATATTTACCTACAGGAACACTGCTTAGTCAGTCAATCACAGTAAACAGAGTGCTcaatagttaaaaaaaactgGAGACTTGTGCATGAAGTGAGTACCTTTGAGCTCACTTTTAAGCCGAACCATCTCAGCTTCAGTCCTATCAGAAAGAATAAGCTTGGCACCTAAACTTGCAAACTGTTTAGCAAGAGCTTCCCCTATAAACAGAAGACATAGCACATGAGCTGCTGCATCCacaatatagaaaaaaaattggagacTTTTCTTCATAGATAATCATTAAACTCCGACTTACCAATCCCTTGGTTAACCCCTGTGATCCAGACCACCTGAGAAAAAACCAAATCAATCATCACAAatctgaaaaagaagaaaaaaaaaatccccaTTGATTCCATCAACCTAAGAAACAATTAAGCAGCCATGGATAATTTCAGTTGTCTAACCTTAGAAATATGACCTTTATAGACTTGGAGAAGGACTCCTGTGGTTCTGTAGTTTCAAAGATATTCATAAGAAAATCTTGATGAGAAATTGAAGTTTTTTTAATTCACATGCTAACAAATTTTACAAAGGGGAATGTTTACCGGTCAAGTAGACGCAGAGTAGAGTCCAAGCAACCAGCTAAAACGCAGTTTCCATCGTTTGATATCGATATGCAATTAACCGGTTGTCCTAAGTTATCCGACATCTCCCTGAttccaaattaaaaacaaaactcaaGAGTCAGCTCTTTCGATTCCTCCTGgccaaaagcaaaaaaaaaaacaataatagaTTCCTTTTTTCTTGTACATACCTACTGAGACGCATGTCATAGGTTCGAACAGATCCATCGACATTACCACCAATAATCTCAGTCTTTGTTAAAACAACTGACATCACTGTATCCAAAAAGGTATCAATgatctgaaacaaacaaaaaacatcaaataaagCAAAAGCTGGTTAAGATTTAGTTCTGAAATAATCAACCAGAGTATTAGAGTTATTAAACCGGATTCTGTATATATGATTAAACCGGTTCTCAATGTACATATAAAACAGATTGTATACGGTTACATTTTGATTAAGtcaaatatacaattttaaatctCTAACtgactctcttcttcttcctctcgtCACCATCTTTATCAAGCTTGAGCTTGAGCTTCACTAGctctaatatggtatcagagccactctgaTCTCGTTTCTTCCGCATCGCGTCTCTCTCTGTTCGATTTTGGTGATGAGTTTTGCTTACAATCCGAGGATTTTCATTTTGATCGATCGTCTCTGTGCTCAGATCATCGTCTTCCTTCGGATTGTTGCTCGgatcatctttctttctttgttctttTACCTTCATTGACCTCGAATTTGCGTTCTCTTTGCCGCATTATTCCCTTTCTTGTATCGTTGATTCATGGAGTCTCAAAACATGAATCCGATTCCGCCGACTTCTACGATCCCGCCGTCGCTCTCCGACCCTCATGCGAATCCGCTATATGTTCATCATGCCGATCACGCTGGTATTTCTCTCGTCTCTGAGAAACTTAGTGGTCTCGGTAACTTCAATAGCTGGCGCCGATCGATGTTAATGGCCTTAGGTGCTAGGAATAAGGCAGTGTTTGTTGATGGCACGTATCCTGAGGTAGATAGGAATCATCCTGACTATGGATCTTGGTCACGCTGCAACAATATCGTTTGTACTTGGCTGGTTAATGCTGTGGATAAACAGATTTCTCGAAGCATCATGTATCTTGATACGGCGCGTCAAATGTGGCTTGACATTCATGATCAGTTCAAGCAAAGCGATGGTCCTCGTACTGCTGATATCAAGCAACAGATCTTTGCTGAGATACAGGGCACTCAGAGTATCAGTGACTATTATACGAAACTCAAGCAGCTTTGGGAGGAACTGAAGAATCATGATAGTCCGTATACATGTTGCTGTGGCAGTCCAGATTGTGCTAGTAGCAAGCACATTGCTACGCGTGATGAACAAGATAAAGTTTTGAAGTTTCTCATGGGTCTCAATGATTCCTTTACGGCCACTCGTGGACAGATCTTGATGATGGAGCCTAAACCTAATCTCACAAAGGTTTTcaatctttgttctcaagagGAACGTCAGCGATCGATGAAGTCTACTAGTAATGTGGTTTTCCAagcttctcaggatacaactcCAACTGAATCTCTTGTTGCTGCTTACTCTGGAGGTTATAATAAGTCTAAGAATCGACCTATCTGCTCCCACTGTGGTCTTCTTGGTCATACTGTTAACCGATGTTACAAACTTCACGGTTATCCTCCGGGTTATAAGATACCAAGTTCAACTCCTAGGCATCAGCAGCAACAGCAACACGCTCAGAGTCAGCAGACGACAGCCCCATCAAAGTCTCTGCAATCTTGGCCACCAAAGAAAGATAATGTGGCGAACAACGTTTCTCAGGATACTAGTTGTATCTCTATGCATGACCACAACGGTGTTCATCTTGGGACAGTCACGACAGATCAAATTCAGAAGTTACTCAGTGTTCTTAACACCAAGCCGGTGACTGAGCAGATCTCTCAGGTTTCAGGCAGCACTTTACAACTCTCGGATGGCTCAGTCTCAATGATAAAGCCTCAACCACATCTTATTCCCCATACCACAAACCCTTTTGAAATAGGTACTCTGTCTGTTTCTAATCATTTTGTTTCTTCTGCGGGAATTGATAATAATTTGCCTGTGACTGCTCCTGCTTGGGTGATTGATACAGGTGCTAGTTGTCATGTCTGTTTTGACTTAACTAGGTTCACTGATACTCGTTTGATTTCTAATACTGTTGTGACCTTGCCTGATGGTACCCGTATTGATGTTACTATCTCTGGAACTGTCATTCTCTCTGCTCACTTGACTCTGTTTAATGTGTTGTTCGTGCCACATTTCAAATTCAATTTACTCAGTATTAGTGCTTTGACTGCAAACACTTCAATCTCGGTTTTGTTTTCATCTCATTCTTGTTACATATTTCCTTTTAATCCCTTACCTTTCATTCAGGAGCGTACTCAGGGCTCCATGATTGGGAAGGGTAATCTGCATCAAAATCTGTATCTTTTGGAGTCCTCTGCTCCTGCTTCAAACACGATTGCACACACTCATACACTTGCTCTTGTTTCTTCTGATACATGGCATCAACGCTTGGGTCATCCGTCTTTCAACAAGATTCAACAACTTGCAAAAGCTTTAGATATTTCTTCTGTCAAAATTCCTCATAGTCATGTTTGTAAAGTTTGTCCTTTGGCAAAGCAAAAACGTTTGTCTTTTCAGTCTTCAGAtagtgtttcttcttctccttttgaTCTTCTTCATATTGATGTATGGGGTCCCTTTCATGTAGAAACGTTTGAtggatacaaatattttttcaccATTGTTGATGACTATACTAGAGTCACTTGGCTTTAtcttttgaaaaacaaaagttCTGTTCAAACTGTTTTTCCTGAATTTCTTACATATGTTGAGACTCAGTTTAATGCCAAAGTCAAATCCATCCGTTCTGATAATGCTCCTGAGCTTTCATTTACTTCTTTGCTTAAGACTAAAGGCATCATTCATTACTTTGCTTGTGCATATACTCCTCAACAAAACTCAGTGGTTGAGAGGAAGCATCAGCACATTTTAAATGTTGCTAGATCGCTTATGTTTCAAGCTAATATTCCTCTCATTCACTGGGGTGATTGTGTTCAAACTGCAGTATATCTCATCAATAGGATCCCATCCCCTGTTCTTGATAACAAGACTCCTTATGAGCTTCTCATGCATAAACCTCCTCGCTATGATCATTTGCGTGTCTTTGGATGCTTGTGTTTTACTTCTACCTTGCTTAAAGATAGAAATAAATTTTCTCCTC contains these protein-coding regions:
- the LOC108821354 gene encoding uncharacterized protein LOC108821354, with translation MSVVLTKTEIIGGNVDGSVRTYDMRLSREMSDNLGQPVNCISISNDGNCVLAGCLDSTLRLLDRTTGVLLQVYKGHISKVVWITGVNQGIGEALAKQFASLGAKLILSDRTEAEMVRLKSELKGKYAPEHVRVFRFALSSSSIEVWLRDVVAAAVTHFRD